Genomic window (Fodinibius sp. Rm-B-1B1-1):
AATGTTAATGCGATGATCTTTCCAGATGCAGTGCGTAGCAGCAGAAGTAATTGTAATACCCCGCTCCTTCTCCTGATCCATCCAGTCCATCTGGGATGCACCATCATGCGTTTCACCAATGCGATGCGTAATCCCCGTATAATAAAGGATACGCTCCGTCATCGTCGTTTTACCAGCATCTACGTGTGCCGCAATACCAATATTACGGGTCCGCTTGATGCGGTCTACAATTTTTGGATCTGTTTGTGTCTTCGTCTCAGCCATTATAAATCAGTATCGTAAAACGTTAAAATCTAAAGTGTGCATATGCTTTGTTCGCCTCAGCCATGCGATGAACTTCATCCTTCTTTCGTACTGCACCGCCTTCATTATTAGAGGCATCCAACAACTCTCGAGACAATCGTCGAGCCATTGACTTATCATTACGCCCCTTACTGGCCGTAATTAACCAGCGCATTCCAAGAGCAGTACCCCGATCGGGACGAACCTCGACAGGTACCTGGTAGGTAGACCCACCCACTCGTCGTGCGCGAACTTCAACAACTGGCGTAACATTACTAAGGGCTTCCTTAAAAACCTCCATACCCTCTTCGCCAGTTTCTTCTTCAATTATTTCAAAAGCCTGATAAAGAATCTTTCGGGCAACATTCTTTTTGCCGTCTCTCATCAGATTATTAACGAAGCGCGTAATCAGCTTATCACCAAATACCGGATCTGGCTGCACATCGCGCTTATCTGCTGTCTTTCTTCTCATACTCTTATCAGTTTAATTCCTACTCAACAAATTTCTAATTTGGCTTCTTAGTACCGTACAGACTTCGACCCTGCTTACGATCTTCAACACCAGCAGTATCGAGAGTTCCCCGCACAATATGATAACGAACACCGGGCAAGTCTTTAACACGACCGCCACGAACGAGCACAATACTGTGCTCTTGCAAGTTGTGTCCCTCACCAGGAATATATGCAGTTACCTCATATCCATTAGTTAAACGCACACGAGCAACTTTACGCAAAGCCGAATTTGGCTTTTTGGGCGTAGTAGTATAAACTCGAACGCAAACTCCGCGTTTTTGCGGACAATTTTCTAAGGCAGGAGCCGTAGTTTTACTCGGCTTGCTTTTTCTACCTTTACGAATAAGTTGTTGTATAGTAGGCACGATTTATAAACGCTTAGTTGATTTTGGGTCAAACAAGAGTTGCCAATGATAAGGATTTCGGTACCAACAATGCAAGAAATAATTCTAAATAATTTCTTTTTTTCTCTACTGGTACTCTTAAGTTTACTTTTGTCCATCAAAGTAGCTCTAAAGAGCCTAAATTAGTAGTATAAAGTAATATATCAGTATATCTATTTTGAAATTAGTCGATCTTCCAAACCTGAGCACAAAACGATTAAAAGCGCTATCTGAGAGTGGAATTGATAGTCTGCTCGATCTGCTAAACTGGTTTCCTCACCGCTATTTAGACCGTACTACTGTACTTCCTATACGCCAGGTGCGGGGACAAGGTGAAGAAGTTACTGTTGTGGGGCGCATCAAGAAAATACAGCAACAGGGTCGCGGCAAAAAGAAACGTCTTGAAGTCATTTTACAAGACGACACTGCATCCTTAAAAGGAGTATGGTTTAAGGGAGGCTACTATATAAAGAAGCAATTTTCTGAGGGCGATGCTATGGCTTTCTTCGGTAAAGCTAAAAAATA
Coding sequences:
- the rpsG gene encoding 30S ribosomal protein S7 produces the protein MRRKTADKRDVQPDPVFGDKLITRFVNNLMRDGKKNVARKILYQAFEIIEEETGEEGMEVFKEALSNVTPVVEVRARRVGGSTYQVPVEVRPDRGTALGMRWLITASKGRNDKSMARRLSRELLDASNNEGGAVRKKDEVHRMAEANKAYAHFRF
- the rpsL gene encoding 30S ribosomal protein S12; amino-acid sequence: MPTIQQLIRKGRKSKPSKTTAPALENCPQKRGVCVRVYTTTPKKPNSALRKVARVRLTNGYEVTAYIPGEGHNLQEHSIVLVRGGRVKDLPGVRYHIVRGTLDTAGVEDRKQGRSLYGTKKPN